A segment of the Nostoc sp. TCL26-01 genome:
TGCGGTGTGTTGATTGCTTTATTGATTACAACCGTATTCATGGGTGGCTCTGCTGCCAATGAATTAGAAAAGAGTTTTGCTCAAACCTTTAAGCAACTTGGAAAGCTCTATCAATCTCTGTTAACAACTTATCTTCAGGGTGCAACCCCATCCCCAGAAATCACTCAATTGAAAGCAACCCTGGCAAAGACGATCGCTCAACATCCAATGGGTTTAAAGGTTGCGGGTCTTGAGCAAGGTTCGGGTGGCTTGGCAACCAAGCATAAACATCTGTGGAATTTCTTGCTGGGTTACGAACAAATGCTTTTTGCCCAACTTGAAACATTGGCAGATGAATTGCAACAACCGATACCCAATGCGATTCGACAACAGTATTTATCAGAACTCCAGGCGATCGCTAAAGCAACGGTTGATGGGTTTAATCAACTATCGGCAATGGTTACGGCTCCAATGCTGCCGCAATTCTCTCAGGGATCGTCCTTAGTTCAGGAAATTGAGTCAATTGAACAGCAACTTTTGAGGCAACGAGTTGAAAGTCGCAGCTATCCCCTCGAACAATTAATCGCGTTCAGTTCCACCTTTATGACGATGAAAGCGATCGCCAGTAATCTGAACCGAATCAGCCAGACTTTGCCAACCTACGCCCAGTAGGGTGAACAATATCTTACAGCGATTTGCAGCTAATTGAACCACATATATTGTAGGGGCACGGCAGTACCCATTGATGTCAACTTAAGCTAAAAATAGCTTGACGCTAGGCCGAAGCACCCACCTTGGAATTAATTCCAAGGCTAATAGCACAAGTCTACTCAAGTAGACTGAAGATTTTGGGCATATGTAGTCATCTTCAGATGACTTTTGCTATTAGCAAGGAACTTCAGTTCCTTGCGGGACATCGATTTTACGTTAAGTTGACACCAATGGGCAGTGCCGTGCCCTCACCGCGTGGTCTATTTACCTGAAAATAGCTGTAAATTGCGGCATAACTGTTCAATCTTGACTGGTGATTATTGGATGAAGACTGAACACTAATAGATACCGTTTATAAAAATACTCCGATGGAAAACCTGTTTTCTGCCTGAATGCCCGTTGTGTAGAATCATCGAGTTTTTAATCCTCCTCTCAAACTATCCAATACAATGAAACTTAAAATTCCCACCTGGATTGGTACAACGATCGGGCTGCTGGGCATGGGCATATTGCCAGCTCTCGGTGCAGAACAGGTCAACTTTTCTTACGGTCTGTTAGAATTCTCGGTTTCGGTGTCTGAGCTAAAAACCTTTGCTCAAGACGGTAAAATAAGTCAACAACTCGCCTTCTTTACCAAACGCCTCAAACCAGAACAGATTGCTCAACTGCGCCAAGTTTTGACAAAACAAGAAAAATTAAGCCCCGTAGCCGTTGCTCAGTTTCTCTATTCAGACATCGGAGAAACGATGCTAGAGTCTGCGGGAGAAACCATTCAAACTGGTGCTAGACAAAACGGGTTTTATGCCATTCGGGCAGCATTGATTTTAGCGGCGACTGATCCAGAGGGATTAACGCTCCTGAATACGATGCGCTACTTCCCTTCCCAGAGTATTTGGATTAACTCCAACAGGATTTTTGCCTTGAGGAATAAACTTTCAACTCTAGAAAAGGAAACACAGCGATCGCTTGCTGTGATTGAGCAGGAGTCTATCACAGAAGCATCGGCTGAACCTCGCGTAAATAGCTCAAAAGTACCCAGCTTATTCAACAAGACAGGTGCGTTTTCCTGGCAGAAACGAACGATCGCGTTTGTCGATGAGAGCCGGAGATTTCTGATGAGTGGGAATGGAAATCGAGTAATTCAAACCGATCTTTATTTACCTCAAAATCAAACATCAGCACCCGTAGTCGTCATTTCCCACGGTCTTGGTGGCGATCGCACTAGCTTCGCTTACTTAGCAGAAACCTTAGCATCCTACGGATTTGCGGTTGTAGTGCCGCAGCATCCTGGGAGTGATTCTGTTCACATGCAAGCACTCCTGGCCGGGAAAACCCAACAAGTCTTTCCCGACAGAGAACTGATTGACCGCCCCTTAGACGTAACGTTTGTGCTGAATCAATTAGAACAGCGTTCAACCTCCGATCCGTGGCTACAGGGAAAAATCAACGTTCAAGACGTAGGTGTGATTGGCCAATCGTTTGGAGGGTACACCGCCTTAGTTTTAGCGGGCGCACAAATTAACATTGCTCAGTTACGCAAAGATTGTCAACCAGAATCGGATTTGTTCGATATTTCTTTGTTGTTGCAGTGTCGGGCATTAGCGCTGGGAAAAGATGCTCCTGATTATGCCCAGATCCAACAAACCATCAGCAATCTGGATTTACGCGATCGTCGAGTCAAAGCGGTGTTCGCTCTGAATCCGGTTACTGGCAGTATTCTGGGACAAACTGGTTTGAGCCGCATCGAGATTCCTGTCGCCATTGGTGCTGGTGCGGCAGATATTGTGACTCCTGTTTTTTCGGAACAAATCCAGGCATTTAACTGGTTGACGACCCCAGAAAAGTATTTAGGTGTGGGTGACAAAGGAACGCATACTGATTTGATTGCGGGTGTGAGTACGGTCGCGTTACCCTCTTTTAATCGTTTCTCTATTTTCTCTGAACCTGATCTTGTGTTAGAACGCATTCTTGTTCAGGCGCTGAGTACCGCATTTATGAAAGTCTATCTGGCTCACGAGACTGACTATCGTGCCTTCCTCAGCGCATCTTACATCAAGAAATTGGATCGCGATGATCCATCAAAAACCTATTTTGTCAGGTCATTACCAGCAGGGTTTCCCAAGCGCGATCGCCTCTAACTGTAGTGCCTCTACAAAACTGGTGAGTAGTGCTTTAAATTGCAGCATAACTAATCAATCTTGACTGGTCATTACTTAATTAAGATTGCAAACTAATATAGCAATCCTAAATGAGATCCAAACAAATCTGTTCCCTGTTTTCTGTTCCCTAGCAATTAAGTCTATGAACAATCTAGAATTCACCGCAATTATTGGCATTGCTTCTATCCTAGCGGGCTTACTGGGTGCTTTGACTGGGTTGGGAGGAGCCGTTGTGGTTGTACCGTTCTTGACGCTGGGGCTTGGTGTAGACATTCGATATGCGATTGGCGCTGCTTTAGTGTCTGTAATTGCTACCTCGTCTGGAGCAGCGATCGCCTACGTTCGGGAAGGATATAGCAATATCCGAGTGGGGATGTTTCTAGAAGTTGCCACAACCTTTGGAGCCGTCACAGGGGCATTAATTGCCGCAAAGATTCCGACCAGAGCGATCGCCATCATCTTTGGAGTGATATTGTTAGTATCCACCTATCTCAGCAATCAACCCCATCATTTACAAGCTGTCGATCTACCAATTGATCCTCTAGCAACCCGCTTAAAGATGGACGGTAGCTACCCAACGCCGTCAGGTGAAAGATCCTATCACGTTCAGCATATTCCCGGTGGATTTGCCGTGATGCTAATCGCCGGAACACTTTCTGGCTTGCTCGGCGTTGGCTCTGGAGCGCTGAAAGTGCTGGCAATGGATCGGGTAATGCAGTTGCCGTTCAAGGTATCTACTACCACCAGCAATTTCATGATTGGCGTGACGGCTGCTGCTAGTGCTGGAATTTACTTCAGTCGAGGATACATCGATCCGGGTTTGTGTCTGCCTGTACTGCTGGGTGTATTAGTGGGCGCATGGTGCGGAGCTAAAGTGTTAGTTCGAGCAAAAGTTCCTGCGCTGCGGATTATTTTTAGCATTGCTCTAGTGGTGATCGGGATTCAGATGATTTACAACGGCATCACTGGGGGAATTTGACATGGCAAGTACGCGCAGATGGACAGACAAGCAGGTGGAAATTACAATCAGTGTGCTTTTACAAGTAGGAGTCACTTTGGCAGCCGCGATCGCGATCGTAGGCGGTATTTTCTATCTGATTCATCACGGTCATGATACTCCTCAAGGTCACATCTTTCGCGGAGAACCGGCTGACCTGCGCCAAGTACCTGGTGTTCTTCATGATGTCCTAGCACTACGAGGACGGGGCATCATCCAGTTTGGCATTCTACTGTTGATTCTCACTCCAGTTGCACGAGTTGCGTTTTCATTATTCGCATTTTGGCAACAGCGCGATCGCCTTTATATCATCATCACGTTAATTGTACTGGTGATTCTTATTCATGGTCTTTTGACCACAGGGTAATTTGAAATAATTCGTAATTGAATTAGTTGAGCGCTACACCTAACTAATTCAAGACCGCTAATTTAAAAAAATTAGCGCGGTGTTCCGTTCCCTTTTAATTACGAATTACGAATTAGTAATTTGTTGAAATACTGTTAAAGGAGAAAAAGATGAAATCATTACTCAAGCAATTTACGCTAATGCTGGGTTTGACAACTTGTGTTTTAGGGTCTCTTTCCTTATCAGCCTCGGCTGATTCCACTGCTGGGCTAATACTCAATTTGACGTGCCAAGGCGACTACACTGTGAATATTTGGAGACGGTATAGTTCGGGCGAATTACTTTATCGTGCTACAGGTCCTCTAGGAAATTTGAGTTTGGGCAAAGGAGTGATGGAGAATACAGGAGCCGCTAAAGTCTATAAGTTTAAGCATAGCAATTACACATACCAAATTGTTGGCGGTCGAG
Coding sequences within it:
- a CDS encoding alpha/beta hydrolase is translated as MKLKIPTWIGTTIGLLGMGILPALGAEQVNFSYGLLEFSVSVSELKTFAQDGKISQQLAFFTKRLKPEQIAQLRQVLTKQEKLSPVAVAQFLYSDIGETMLESAGETIQTGARQNGFYAIRAALILAATDPEGLTLLNTMRYFPSQSIWINSNRIFALRNKLSTLEKETQRSLAVIEQESITEASAEPRVNSSKVPSLFNKTGAFSWQKRTIAFVDESRRFLMSGNGNRVIQTDLYLPQNQTSAPVVVISHGLGGDRTSFAYLAETLASYGFAVVVPQHPGSDSVHMQALLAGKTQQVFPDRELIDRPLDVTFVLNQLEQRSTSDPWLQGKINVQDVGVIGQSFGGYTALVLAGAQINIAQLRKDCQPESDLFDISLLLQCRALALGKDAPDYAQIQQTISNLDLRDRRVKAVFALNPVTGSILGQTGLSRIEIPVAIGAGAADIVTPVFSEQIQAFNWLTTPEKYLGVGDKGTHTDLIAGVSTVALPSFNRFSIFSEPDLVLERILVQALSTAFMKVYLAHETDYRAFLSASYIKKLDRDDPSKTYFVRSLPAGFPKRDRL
- a CDS encoding sulfite exporter TauE/SafE family protein, which codes for MNNLEFTAIIGIASILAGLLGALTGLGGAVVVVPFLTLGLGVDIRYAIGAALVSVIATSSGAAIAYVREGYSNIRVGMFLEVATTFGAVTGALIAAKIPTRAIAIIFGVILLVSTYLSNQPHHLQAVDLPIDPLATRLKMDGSYPTPSGERSYHVQHIPGGFAVMLIAGTLSGLLGVGSGALKVLAMDRVMQLPFKVSTTTSNFMIGVTAAASAGIYFSRGYIDPGLCLPVLLGVLVGAWCGAKVLVRAKVPALRIIFSIALVVIGIQMIYNGITGGI
- a CDS encoding DUF1634 domain-containing protein, encoding MASTRRWTDKQVEITISVLLQVGVTLAAAIAIVGGIFYLIHHGHDTPQGHIFRGEPADLRQVPGVLHDVLALRGRGIIQFGILLLILTPVARVAFSLFAFWQQRDRLYIIITLIVLVILIHGLLTTG